Proteins found in one Brevibacillus brevis genomic segment:
- the cysK gene encoding cysteine synthase A, with product MSVYQNITELIGNTPIVQLRRMVPEGAAEVFVKLEKFNPSGSVKDRAAYNLILTAEQAGLIQPGDTIIEPTSGNTGIGLAMNAAAKGYRAILVMPDNMSKERINLLKAYGAEVVLTPSELRMPGAIAKAQELQKEIPRSFIPQQFENQANPDIHRMTTAKEIFAQMNGRLDAFVATAGTGGTITGTGEALREKLPELYIAVVEPKGSPVLSGGKPGPHKLVGTSPGFVPQILNTSIYNEIIQIADEDALQSMRQLAALEGILVGPSSGASVFAAITIAKRLGVGKRVVCIAPDTGERYLSMNLF from the coding sequence ATGAGCGTCTACCAGAACATTACCGAATTGATTGGAAACACGCCGATTGTTCAACTGAGGCGCATGGTTCCTGAAGGAGCAGCGGAAGTTTTTGTGAAGCTGGAGAAATTCAATCCGTCCGGGAGTGTGAAGGACCGCGCTGCCTACAATCTGATTTTGACGGCTGAGCAAGCGGGGCTGATCCAACCGGGGGATACGATCATAGAGCCGACGAGCGGAAATACTGGGATCGGCTTGGCGATGAATGCCGCAGCAAAAGGCTATCGCGCGATTTTGGTCATGCCTGACAATATGTCGAAGGAACGGATCAATCTATTGAAAGCGTATGGGGCAGAGGTTGTCTTGACTCCGAGCGAGCTGAGGATGCCAGGGGCGATTGCCAAAGCGCAAGAGCTGCAAAAAGAGATTCCGCGCAGCTTTATTCCCCAGCAATTCGAAAATCAGGCGAACCCTGACATTCATCGAATGACGACAGCTAAGGAAATTTTTGCGCAAATGAATGGTCGACTGGATGCTTTTGTCGCCACAGCTGGGACGGGAGGAACGATTACCGGAACAGGCGAAGCGTTGCGCGAAAAGCTCCCGGAGCTGTATATCGCTGTCGTCGAACCAAAAGGCTCCCCGGTTCTGTCTGGCGGCAAGCCTGGTCCACATAAACTGGTCGGCACGAGCCCTGGTTTTGTTCCACAAATCCTCAATACAAGCATTTATAATGAAATTATTCAAATCGCGGACGAAGACGCCCTACAAAGCATGAGGCAGCTGGCAGCCCTGGAAGGGATTCTCGTCGGCCCTTCATCGGGTGCCTCGGTCTTTGCTGCCATCACGATTGCCAAAAGGTTGGGAGTGGGTAAGCGGGTCGTGTGTATTGCGCCTGACACAGGGGAGCGGTATTTGAGTATGAATCTTTTCTAA
- a CDS encoding FAD-dependent monooxygenase, protein MSNEKHALIIGVGLSGLASALALKQKSWQVTLYEQAKEHKGIGAGIVLAANAMKALDKLGVGQEVRELGAAVRSARIRDWKGNLLVELPVAEQAERYGADSYLIHRADLQQALFAKISTHELVLGKQFVSFSQEKERVHAAFADGSRTHATILIGADGIHSRVRKSLFGEESMRYSGYTAIRGIATYQDPRYPLESGGGFEAWGKGIRFGFSHIGNNRIHWFAAINAPEGEKDGPSGRKQETLRRLDGWYEPVRAVIEATEDAAILRHDIYDRTPLRRWGEGRVTLVGDAAHPMLPNLGQGAGQGMEDALVLARCLADDHTDSARALRMYEEIRKKRANAIVKGSRLMGAVTQWENPLAIAARHFLLKTIPARIQSRRLDWIVGHEV, encoded by the coding sequence ATGAGCAACGAAAAACACGCGCTGATCATCGGGGTAGGTTTGAGCGGACTCGCATCAGCGCTTGCCTTGAAGCAAAAGAGTTGGCAAGTGACGCTTTATGAGCAGGCAAAAGAGCATAAAGGCATCGGTGCTGGAATCGTGTTGGCTGCCAATGCCATGAAGGCATTGGATAAGCTGGGGGTTGGACAGGAAGTACGCGAGCTGGGAGCAGCTGTCCGCTCAGCACGGATTCGCGACTGGAAGGGAAATTTGTTGGTTGAGCTGCCTGTCGCGGAACAAGCAGAACGGTACGGGGCTGACAGCTACTTGATTCATCGGGCTGATCTACAGCAGGCACTTTTTGCAAAAATCTCGACGCATGAATTGGTTTTAGGCAAGCAGTTCGTCTCTTTTTCTCAAGAAAAGGAAAGGGTTCATGCCGCTTTTGCAGATGGGTCACGTACACATGCGACGATTCTGATCGGAGCGGACGGGATTCACTCCCGTGTACGGAAGAGCTTGTTCGGGGAAGAGTCGATGAGATACTCCGGGTATACGGCGATTCGCGGGATTGCTACTTATCAAGACCCTCGTTATCCATTGGAATCAGGAGGAGGCTTTGAAGCATGGGGCAAGGGAATTCGTTTCGGATTTTCCCATATTGGCAACAATCGAATACATTGGTTTGCCGCCATCAATGCACCTGAGGGAGAAAAAGATGGGCCATCGGGCCGGAAGCAAGAGACGTTGCGCCGACTGGACGGCTGGTATGAGCCAGTACGTGCAGTGATTGAGGCGACAGAGGATGCAGCCATCTTGCGGCATGATATTTACGACCGTACACCACTCAGGAGATGGGGTGAGGGCCGGGTTACATTAGTGGGCGATGCGGCACATCCGATGCTGCCGAATCTGGGGCAAGGGGCGGGGCAGGGAATGGAAGATGCGCTTGTGCTAGCCAGATGCTTGGCAGATGACCACACGGACTCGGCTCGCGCTTTGCGCATGTATGAAGAGATACGGAAGAAGCGGGCGAATGCGATTGTGAAAGGTTCCCGCTTGATGGGGGCTGTCACCCAATGGGAAAATCCGCTGGCCATCGCGGCTCGTCATTTCCTGCTAAAAACGATCCCTGCCCGTATCCAGAGTCGAAGACTGGACTGGATAGTTGGACATGAGGTGTGA